One Pseudonocardia sediminis DNA window includes the following coding sequences:
- a CDS encoding MFS transporter, translated as MTGHGLWRVLVVLCITEITSWGVLYYAFPVLAPSIAADTGWPVSTVTAAFSGGLIVSAVAGIGVGRVLDRHGPRWVMTAGSVLAVPAVVLVATARTLPVFVAGWLLAGLAQSATLYPPAFAALTRWWGTDRVRALTVLTMVAGLASTVFAPTAAALLGVTDWRGTYLVLAVVLAVVTIPLHLVGLRGAWPEPEPAPPADDGTADDRTAAQVARSRAFVLVVAMVSLGAFVSFAVPVNQVPLLIERGLSTDAAAWALGLSGIGQVLGRLGYARLASRTGPRGRAGIVLGLLAATTGLLGVLPGPAFLLVVVAMATGAARGVMTLLQATVLSDRWPTGFYGRLGGVLSAPVMIAIAVGPWAGSALAGLLGGYPPVFAVLAGIAVVAAVLSAGTAPRPVVPGGISAARTPRS; from the coding sequence GTGACGGGGCACGGACTCTGGCGGGTGCTGGTGGTCCTGTGCATCACCGAGATCACCAGCTGGGGCGTCCTGTACTACGCGTTCCCGGTGCTCGCGCCGTCGATCGCGGCCGACACCGGCTGGCCGGTCAGCACCGTCACCGCGGCGTTCTCGGGCGGTCTGATCGTGTCCGCGGTGGCCGGTATCGGCGTCGGGCGGGTACTGGACCGCCACGGGCCGCGCTGGGTGATGACGGCCGGGTCGGTGCTCGCCGTCCCCGCCGTCGTGCTGGTCGCGACGGCGCGCACGCTGCCGGTGTTCGTCGCCGGGTGGCTGCTGGCCGGGCTGGCGCAGTCGGCGACGCTCTACCCGCCTGCGTTCGCCGCCCTGACCCGCTGGTGGGGCACCGACCGGGTCCGGGCACTGACCGTGCTGACGATGGTCGCCGGCCTGGCCAGCACCGTGTTCGCACCCACCGCCGCGGCCCTGCTCGGGGTGACGGACTGGCGCGGGACCTACCTGGTGCTGGCCGTGGTGCTGGCGGTGGTGACGATCCCGCTGCACCTGGTCGGCCTGCGCGGGGCGTGGCCGGAGCCCGAGCCCGCGCCGCCGGCCGACGACGGCACGGCCGACGACCGCACGGCCGCCCAGGTGGCGCGCAGCCGGGCGTTCGTGCTGGTCGTGGCCATGGTCAGCCTGGGCGCGTTCGTCTCGTTCGCGGTGCCGGTGAACCAGGTCCCGCTGCTGATCGAGCGCGGGCTGTCGACGGACGCCGCGGCGTGGGCGCTGGGGCTCAGCGGCATCGGGCAGGTGCTGGGACGGCTCGGCTACGCCCGTCTGGCCTCCCGCACCGGACCGCGCGGGCGCGCCGGGATCGTCCTCGGCCTGCTGGCGGCGACGACCGGACTGCTCGGGGTGCTGCCCGGGCCCGCGTTCCTGCTCGTCGTCGTCGCGATGGCGACCGGCGCCGCGCGCGGGGTGATGACGCTGCTGCAGGCCACCGTGCTGTCCGACCGCTGGCCCACCGGGTTCTACGGCCGCCTCGGCGGGGTGCTCTCGGCGCCGGTGATGATCGCGATCGCGGTCGGGCCGTGGGCCGGCAGCGCCCTGGCCGGGCTGCTCGGCGGGTACCCGCCGGTGTTCGCGGTGCTGGCCGGGATCGCGGTCGTCGCCGCCGTGCTGAGCGCCGGCACGGCGCCGCGGCCGGTCGTTCCCGGCGGGATCAGCGCAGCGCGAACTCCGCGGTCTTGA
- a CDS encoding SDR family NAD(P)-dependent oxidoreductase: MDISGARTLVVGATGVLGSAIATALQSEGAKLALAGRSGDFGDLAGTDTPTFTFDALDLERCANLVGEAADALGGLDLLVVAVGVAGFGEESENDVITEQLFTINTMAPMAFARAALPRLEGEGTIAVISAILADVPTPGMATYSASKAGLSAWLTAVRGEQRKKGVTVFDIRPPHIDTGLADRPVAGKALEMKAAATVDDLVPLVLQGITENKRSLSFDLKTAEFALR, encoded by the coding sequence ATGGACATCTCCGGAGCCCGCACACTGGTCGTCGGCGCGACGGGGGTGCTCGGCAGCGCGATCGCGACGGCCCTGCAGTCCGAGGGGGCGAAGCTGGCGCTGGCCGGGCGCTCCGGCGACTTCGGCGACCTCGCCGGGACCGACACCCCGACGTTCACCTTCGACGCCCTTGACCTGGAGCGCTGCGCGAACCTCGTGGGCGAGGCCGCGGACGCGCTCGGCGGGCTCGACCTGCTCGTCGTCGCCGTCGGGGTGGCCGGGTTCGGCGAGGAGTCGGAGAACGACGTCATCACCGAGCAGCTCTTCACGATCAACACGATGGCCCCGATGGCGTTCGCCCGCGCCGCCCTGCCCCGCCTGGAGGGCGAGGGCACGATCGCGGTGATCTCGGCGATCCTGGCCGACGTGCCGACGCCGGGGATGGCCACCTACTCGGCCAGCAAGGCGGGCCTCTCGGCGTGGCTGACGGCGGTGCGCGGCGAGCAGCGCAAGAAGGGCGTGACGGTGTTCGACATCCGCCCGCCGCACATCGACACCGGCCTCGCCGACCGTCCGGTCGCCGGGAAGGCCCTGGAGATGAAGGCCGCCGCGACCGTCGACGACCTGGTGCCGCTCGTGCTGCAGGGGATCACGGAGAACAAGCGCTCCCTGTCCTTCGACCTCAAGACCGCGGAGTTCGCGCTGCGCTGA
- a CDS encoding DNA-formamidopyrimidine glycosylase family protein, which translates to MAEGDSIARLAARLHERSAGAPIVRSDVRHPRFALVDLAGQTITGWHPRGKHLLMRTDAGVTVHSHLRMSGRWSVLGAGKRLPRTVAADLRIALHLGDGRTLAGIGLPVLAVLATRDEHRVVGHLGPDLLGETFDASAAAARLQASAERAVLPALLDQRCVAGLGNMWAQELLFLGHVNPWRPVGEVDPLPLLDRARTLLRNAVTSNPGQNTTGRARPPHWVYGRKGRPCLRCTTSVAFAPPERTPHGRETWWCPRCQPAGAHRAGPERAT; encoded by the coding sequence ATGGCCGAGGGCGACAGCATCGCCCGGCTCGCCGCGCGTCTGCACGAGCGGAGCGCCGGGGCACCGATCGTGCGCAGTGACGTGCGGCATCCCCGGTTCGCCCTCGTCGACCTCGCCGGGCAGACGATCACCGGCTGGCACCCCCGGGGCAAGCATCTGCTGATGCGCACCGACGCCGGCGTGACGGTGCACTCGCACCTGCGGATGTCCGGGCGCTGGTCGGTGCTCGGGGCCGGGAAGCGCCTGCCCCGTACGGTCGCCGCGGACCTGCGGATCGCCCTGCACCTCGGCGACGGCCGCACGCTGGCCGGCATCGGTCTCCCGGTTCTGGCCGTGCTGGCCACCCGCGACGAGCACCGCGTCGTCGGGCACCTCGGCCCGGACCTGCTCGGGGAGACCTTCGACGCCTCCGCGGCCGCGGCGCGGCTGCAGGCGTCGGCGGAGCGGGCGGTGCTGCCCGCCCTGCTCGACCAGCGCTGCGTGGCCGGGCTGGGCAACATGTGGGCCCAGGAGCTGCTGTTCCTGGGCCACGTGAACCCGTGGCGTCCGGTCGGGGAGGTCGACCCGCTCCCGCTGCTCGACCGCGCCCGGACCCTGCTGCGCAACGCCGTGACCTCGAACCCGGGGCAGAACACGACCGGGCGGGCCCGCCCGCCGCATTGGGTCTACGGCCGCAAGGGACGGCCCTGCCTGCGCTGCACCACCTCCGTCGCCTTCGCCCCTCCCGAGCGGACCCCGCACGGCCGCGAGACCTGGTGGTGCCCCCGGTGCCAGCCGGCCGGTGCTCACCGCGCGGGACCGGAGCGTGCGACCTAG
- the priA gene encoding bifunctional 1-(5-phosphoribosyl)-5-((5-phosphoribosylamino)methylideneamino)imidazole-4-carboxamide isomerase/phosphoribosylanthranilate isomerase PriA — MSFTLLPAVDVADGQAVRLVQGEAGTETGYGEPLEAALTWQRDGAEWIHLVDLDAAFGRGSNAELLAEVVGKLDVDVELSGGIRDDASLERALATGCRRVNLGTAALENPQWCAAAVARYGDRIAVGLDVKIIDGQHRLAARGWTTDGGDLWETLARMDRDGVSRYVVTDVSKDGTLQGPNVELLRRVSEATPAPVIASGGIAEVSDLVSLARAAADGANIEGSIVGKALYAQRFTLPEALAAVREVS, encoded by the coding sequence GTGAGTTTCACGCTGCTACCCGCCGTTGACGTCGCCGACGGCCAGGCCGTCCGCCTGGTCCAGGGTGAGGCCGGCACCGAGACCGGCTACGGCGAGCCCCTCGAGGCCGCCCTGACCTGGCAGCGTGACGGCGCCGAGTGGATCCATCTGGTGGACCTCGACGCCGCGTTCGGGCGGGGCTCGAACGCCGAGCTGCTGGCGGAGGTCGTGGGCAAGCTCGACGTCGACGTCGAGCTGTCGGGGGGCATCCGCGACGACGCGTCGCTGGAGCGCGCCCTGGCCACCGGCTGCCGCCGCGTCAACCTGGGCACCGCCGCGCTGGAGAACCCGCAGTGGTGCGCCGCGGCGGTGGCGAGGTACGGCGACCGGATCGCGGTCGGGCTCGACGTCAAGATCATCGACGGGCAGCACCGGCTGGCCGCGCGCGGCTGGACCACCGACGGCGGCGATCTCTGGGAGACCCTCGCCCGGATGGACCGCGACGGCGTCTCGCGCTACGTCGTCACCGACGTCAGCAAGGACGGCACGCTGCAGGGCCCGAACGTCGAGCTGCTGCGGCGGGTGTCCGAGGCGACGCCCGCGCCGGTGATCGCGTCCGGCGGCATCGCCGAGGTGTCCGACCTGGTCTCGCTCGCCCGGGCGGCCGCGGACGGCGCGAACATCGAGGGCTCGATCGTCGGCAAGGCGCTCTACGCGCAGCGCTTCACGCTGCCCGAGGCGCTCGCCGCCGTCCGTGAGGTCTCCTGA
- the hisF gene encoding imidazole glycerol phosphate synthase subunit HisF, translating to MGVAVRVIPCLDVDAGRVVKGVNFRELRDAGDPVEMARVYDAEGADELTFLDVTASSSERGTMMDVVRRTAEQVFIPLTVGGGIRTPDDVDAMLRAGADKVSVNTAAIARPELLHEMSRRFGSQCIVLSVDARRVPEGEKPQPSGYEVTTHGGRRSAGVDAVEWARRGQELGVGEILLNSMDADGTRAGFDLEMIEQVRAVVDVPVIASGGAGSVDHFPPAVAAGADAVLAASVFHFGTLRISEVKDALRGAAVEVR from the coding sequence ATGGGTGTGGCGGTCCGTGTCATCCCGTGCCTGGACGTCGACGCCGGGCGCGTGGTCAAGGGCGTCAACTTCCGCGAGCTGCGCGACGCCGGCGACCCGGTCGAGATGGCCCGGGTCTACGACGCCGAGGGCGCCGACGAGCTGACGTTCCTCGACGTCACGGCGTCGTCGTCGGAGCGCGGCACCATGATGGACGTGGTCCGCCGCACCGCCGAGCAGGTGTTCATCCCGCTCACCGTCGGCGGCGGCATCCGCACCCCCGACGACGTGGACGCGATGCTGCGCGCCGGCGCGGACAAGGTCAGCGTGAACACCGCCGCGATCGCCCGCCCCGAGCTGCTGCACGAGATGTCGCGCCGTTTCGGGTCGCAGTGCATCGTGCTCTCGGTCGACGCCCGCCGGGTGCCCGAGGGGGAGAAGCCGCAGCCCTCGGGCTACGAGGTGACCACGCACGGCGGGCGCCGCAGCGCCGGCGTCGACGCGGTCGAGTGGGCCCGTCGCGGCCAGGAGCTCGGTGTCGGGGAGATCCTGCTCAACTCCATGGACGCCGACGGCACCCGCGCCGGTTTCGACCTGGAGATGATCGAGCAGGTGCGCGCCGTCGTCGACGTGCCGGTGATCGCCTCCGGCGGCGCCGGTTCGGTGGACCACTTCCCGCCGGCGGTGGCCGCGGGCGCGGACGCGGTGCTCGCGGCCAGCGTCTTCCACTTCGGCACGTTGCGGATCTCCGAGGTGAAGGACGCCCTGCGCGGGGCCGCGGTGGAGGTCCGATGA
- the hisI gene encoding phosphoribosyl-AMP cyclohydrolase, with product MSTRVQNSELDPTIAARLKRDADGLVCAVVQSRAGEVLMVGWMDDEALHRTLTTGRGTYWSRSRREYWVKGDTSGHVQHVHEVRLDCDGDAILLTVDQEGPACHTGTRTCFDADVLLADS from the coding sequence ATGAGCACGCGCGTGCAGAACTCGGAGCTCGACCCGACGATCGCCGCCCGCCTCAAGCGCGACGCCGACGGTCTGGTCTGCGCCGTCGTCCAGTCGCGGGCGGGCGAGGTGCTGATGGTCGGCTGGATGGACGACGAGGCGCTGCACCGCACCCTGACCACCGGCCGCGGGACCTACTGGTCGCGCTCGCGCCGCGAGTACTGGGTCAAGGGCGACACGTCCGGGCACGTCCAGCACGTGCACGAGGTGCGCCTGGACTGCGACGGCGACGCGATTCTCCTCACCGTCGACCAGGAGGGCCCGGCGTGCCACACGGGCACCCGGACCTGCTTCGACGCCGACGTACTGCTGGCCGACTCCTAG
- a CDS encoding IS481 family transposase — MVHGNAPLSPTGRLRLARCVVDEGWPLRRAAERFQVAVNTAARWSQRYRIGGAAAMADRSSRPHYSPSRTATRRERRIVSMRVSRRWGPARIGYRLGIAPSTVHRVLARYRVPRLADLDRATGRPIRTRRPRRYEHDAPGDLVHVDIKKLGNIPDGGGHRVLGRARGKRIRTRGVGYSYLHNAVDDHSRLAYTEVLPDERAETAVAFWARAQAFFTASGISVSRVLTDNGACYRSHPWRDLLRDNDIVHKRTRPYRPQTNGKVERFNRTLLDEWAYARPYQRESDRRADLAGWLHHYNHHRGHTALQGLPPASRVPNLTGQNT, encoded by the coding sequence GTGGTCCACGGTAACGCCCCGCTGTCCCCGACCGGCCGGCTACGTCTGGCCCGTTGTGTGGTCGATGAGGGCTGGCCGCTGCGCCGGGCCGCGGAGCGGTTCCAGGTCGCTGTGAACACCGCCGCCCGCTGGTCACAGCGTTACCGCATCGGCGGTGCGGCGGCGATGGCGGACCGGTCGAGCCGCCCGCATTACAGCCCGTCGCGGACCGCGACGCGGCGGGAACGGCGGATCGTGTCGATGCGGGTGAGCAGGCGGTGGGGCCCGGCCCGGATCGGCTACCGGCTCGGGATCGCCCCGTCGACGGTGCATCGGGTCCTGGCCCGCTACCGGGTCCCGCGCCTGGCCGATCTCGATCGCGCCACCGGGCGCCCGATCCGCACCCGCCGGCCCCGCCGCTACGAGCACGACGCGCCCGGGGACCTGGTGCACGTCGACATCAAGAAGCTGGGCAACATCCCCGACGGCGGCGGGCACCGGGTTCTGGGCCGAGCCCGCGGCAAACGGATCCGGACCCGCGGGGTCGGCTACAGCTACCTGCACAACGCCGTTGACGACCACTCCCGCCTGGCCTACACCGAGGTCCTGCCCGACGAACGGGCCGAGACCGCGGTTGCGTTCTGGGCCCGCGCCCAGGCGTTCTTCACCGCCTCAGGGATCAGCGTGTCCCGGGTGCTGACCGACAACGGCGCCTGCTACCGGTCCCACCCGTGGCGCGATCTATTGCGCGACAACGACATCGTCCACAAACGGACCCGGCCCTACCGTCCTCAGACGAACGGGAAGGTGGAGCGGTTCAACCGGACCCTGCTCGACGAATGGGCCTACGCCCGCCCCTACCAGCGCGAATCCGACCGGCGAGCAGACCTCGCCGGCTGGCTGCATCACTACAATCACCACCGCGGACACACCGCCCTCCAGGGCCTCCCACCCGCCAGCCGCGTCCCCAACCTCACTGGGCAGAACACCTAG
- a CDS encoding LysR family transcriptional regulator, with translation MIDRRLKVLAALARHGTVTAAAEVCRMTPSAASHQIQALARELDTALIEPVGRGVRLTPAARTLLAHGEILTAQWEQARADLAALRTGGVGGTLRFCAFSTAAAAVVPQALAELRRDHPTLRLHLRETEPARSFDLLAADDSDIAVVVATPSIPPATDVAFTQQALYDEPLDMLVGPDHPLAGRDGVGLAEFASDPWVGSNPGRAYFQLVALACASAGFAPDVAHYADEWDTGAALVARGFGVALVPRLAELPYRHDTRRIPITTAPVPTRRVITAVRAGSGTQPTVAAGLAAVRARAAALSPAVVPSGVED, from the coding sequence ATGATCGACCGGCGCCTGAAGGTGCTCGCCGCGCTCGCGCGGCACGGCACCGTGACCGCCGCCGCCGAGGTCTGCCGGATGACCCCGTCCGCGGCCTCGCACCAGATCCAGGCGCTGGCCCGCGAGCTCGACACAGCGCTGATCGAACCGGTCGGGCGCGGGGTGCGCCTCACCCCGGCCGCGCGGACGCTGCTCGCCCACGGCGAGATCCTCACCGCCCAGTGGGAGCAGGCCCGGGCCGACCTCGCCGCGCTACGGACCGGTGGCGTGGGCGGGACCCTGCGCTTCTGCGCGTTCTCCACCGCCGCCGCGGCCGTGGTGCCGCAGGCCCTGGCCGAGCTGCGCCGCGACCACCCCACGCTGCGCCTGCACCTGCGCGAGACCGAGCCGGCCCGCTCGTTCGACCTGCTTGCCGCGGACGACTCCGACATCGCCGTCGTCGTCGCGACGCCGAGCATCCCGCCGGCGACCGACGTCGCCTTCACCCAGCAGGCCCTCTACGACGAGCCGCTGGACATGCTCGTCGGGCCCGACCACCCGCTGGCCGGACGCGACGGCGTCGGGCTGGCCGAGTTCGCCTCCGACCCGTGGGTCGGCAGCAACCCCGGGCGCGCCTACTTCCAGCTCGTCGCGCTCGCCTGCGCCAGCGCCGGCTTCGCCCCCGACGTCGCCCACTACGCCGACGAGTGGGACACCGGCGCCGCGCTGGTCGCCCGCGGGTTCGGGGTCGCGCTCGTCCCGCGCCTGGCCGAGCTGCCCTACCGGCACGACACCCGCCGGATCCCGATCACGACGGCGCCGGTCCCGACCCGCCGGGTGATCACCGCCGTCCGCGCCGGATCGGGCACCCAGCCCACCGTCGCCGCCGGGCTCGCCGCCGTCCGGGCCCGGGCGGCCGCCCTGTCCCCCGCCGTCGTGCCCAGCGGTGTGGAGGACTAG
- the solA gene encoding N-methyl-L-tryptophan oxidase codes for MTSYRAIVVGLGGLGSAALYRLAADLGPGVLGIEQFELGHHRGASQDHSRIIRLAQHQSEYAALAAPAYKAWDEVESESGQQIVTRTGGLVIEDRVARRGAATGTRNIEGYTDVFDRHGVAYELLDADELTARWPQFRLDGGEQALYQAESGIVDAARANAVHVALARAHGAEVRTSTPVRAVRPDGDGVAVVTDDGVLHADRVVVAADAWTNRVLAGTGTTLPLTVLREQVTYYATPHLAEFAPSRFPVFMWHGRHNFYGFPVYGEVATKLGQHMGGEETTADERTFDPDPVRRDRYAAFVDEHLPRFGGPELYSKTCLYTVPPDQNFVLDTLPGHPQISVAIGAGHAYKFAALIGGLLADLAQDRAPAHPIDAFSITRPALTDPSFPRSFHT; via the coding sequence ATGACGTCCTACCGCGCGATCGTCGTCGGCCTCGGCGGGCTGGGCTCGGCGGCCCTGTACCGGCTCGCCGCCGACCTCGGCCCGGGCGTGCTGGGGATCGAGCAGTTCGAGCTCGGCCACCACCGCGGCGCGTCCCAGGACCACTCCCGGATCATCCGCCTCGCCCAGCACCAGTCCGAGTACGCGGCCCTCGCCGCGCCGGCCTACAAGGCGTGGGACGAGGTCGAGTCCGAGTCCGGCCAGCAGATCGTCACCCGCACCGGGGGACTGGTGATCGAGGACCGGGTCGCGCGCCGGGGCGCCGCGACCGGCACCCGCAACATCGAGGGCTACACCGACGTGTTCGACCGCCACGGCGTCGCCTACGAGCTGCTCGACGCCGACGAGCTCACCGCCCGCTGGCCGCAGTTCCGCCTCGACGGCGGCGAGCAGGCCCTCTACCAGGCCGAGTCCGGCATCGTCGACGCCGCGCGAGCGAACGCCGTGCACGTCGCGCTGGCCCGTGCCCACGGCGCCGAGGTCCGGACCTCCACCCCGGTGCGGGCGGTGCGCCCCGACGGCGACGGCGTCGCGGTGGTCACCGACGACGGCGTCCTGCATGCCGACCGCGTCGTGGTGGCCGCCGACGCCTGGACCAACCGGGTCCTCGCCGGGACGGGGACGACGCTGCCGCTGACCGTCCTGCGCGAGCAGGTCACCTACTACGCCACCCCGCACCTCGCGGAGTTCGCGCCGTCGCGGTTCCCGGTGTTCATGTGGCACGGGCGGCACAACTTCTACGGCTTCCCCGTCTACGGCGAGGTCGCCACGAAGCTCGGCCAGCACATGGGCGGCGAGGAGACCACCGCCGACGAGCGGACGTTCGACCCGGACCCGGTGCGCCGCGACCGCTACGCCGCGTTCGTCGACGAGCACCTCCCGCGCTTCGGCGGTCCGGAGCTCTACTCGAAGACCTGCCTCTACACCGTGCCGCCGGACCAGAACTTCGTGCTCGACACCCTGCCCGGGCACCCGCAGATCTCCGTCGCGATCGGCGCCGGGCACGCCTACAAGTTCGCGGCGCTGATCGGGGGACTGCTGGCCGACCTGGCGCAGGACCGCGCGCCGGCGCACCCGATCGACGCCTTCTCGATCACCCGCCCGGCCCTGACCGACCCGTCGTTCCCGCGCAGCTTCCACACCTGA
- a CDS encoding aromatic ring-hydroxylating oxygenase subunit alpha, translating into MTIDVPAVRTEALPAALTGDPHPALPARPLDPARFTEPGTYRRTRLPVDLASTLIPDAYTSPEFFALEREKVFTTGWVAVGFAGDVDRPGRCVVVEVAGRSIIVTRNRLGELRGFHNVCRHRATKLLDADAREVGHRGRIRCPYHNWTYDTDGACLGTPLFEGSDVPAGQEAIFDTSGARGFDRADHGLLPVSVDTWGFLLFVNLARDPAPLAAQLGDLPQRFAGHRLEEWAPQRRSTYDVAANYKLVGENFMEYYHLPWVHPELNQVSKFSDHYRWQGPGMYTGMCTTPVSRNTDAGGWDGLKALSTLGSDDADSGRFVWLFPNTALVVLPNHAFVLLNRPVAANRTVETAVLLAHPESLEDPGAESGLEQLAAFWDLVNRQDLEIVERVQEGIENPAYEGGRMCFRFEEPLHRFQNMIADKMVGIERVPAGDEDTLVRMFPDPSCA; encoded by the coding sequence ATGACGATCGACGTCCCCGCGGTGCGCACCGAAGCCCTCCCGGCCGCGCTCACCGGCGACCCCCACCCCGCCCTGCCGGCGCGTCCCCTGGATCCGGCCCGGTTCACCGAGCCCGGCACCTACCGGCGCACCCGGCTGCCGGTCGACCTGGCCTCGACCCTGATCCCGGACGCCTACACCTCGCCGGAGTTCTTCGCCCTGGAGCGGGAGAAGGTGTTCACCACCGGCTGGGTCGCGGTCGGGTTCGCCGGCGACGTCGACCGGCCGGGCCGGTGCGTGGTGGTCGAGGTCGCCGGACGGTCGATCATCGTCACCCGCAACCGGCTCGGTGAGCTGCGCGGGTTCCACAACGTCTGCCGTCACCGCGCCACGAAGCTGCTCGACGCCGACGCCCGCGAGGTCGGGCACCGCGGACGCATCCGCTGCCCGTACCACAACTGGACCTACGACACCGACGGCGCGTGCCTGGGCACCCCGCTGTTCGAGGGCTCCGACGTGCCCGCCGGCCAGGAGGCGATCTTCGACACCTCCGGTGCGCGGGGCTTCGACCGCGCCGATCACGGCCTTCTCCCGGTGTCGGTCGACACCTGGGGCTTCCTCCTGTTCGTCAACCTCGCCCGCGACCCCGCTCCACTGGCGGCGCAGCTCGGTGACCTGCCGCAGCGCTTCGCCGGGCACCGGCTCGAGGAGTGGGCCCCGCAGCGGCGCAGCACCTACGACGTCGCCGCGAACTACAAGCTCGTCGGCGAGAACTTCATGGAGTACTACCACCTGCCCTGGGTGCACCCCGAGCTCAACCAGGTCTCCAAGTTCTCCGACCACTACCGATGGCAGGGACCCGGGATGTACACGGGCATGTGCACGACGCCGGTGTCGCGCAACACCGACGCGGGCGGCTGGGACGGGCTGAAGGCCCTGAGCACGCTCGGCTCCGACGACGCCGACAGCGGACGGTTCGTCTGGCTGTTCCCGAACACCGCGCTGGTCGTGCTGCCCAACCACGCGTTCGTCCTGCTCAACCGCCCGGTCGCGGCGAACCGCACGGTCGAGACCGCCGTCCTGCTCGCCCACCCGGAGTCCCTCGAGGATCCGGGCGCGGAGTCCGGCCTCGAGCAGCTGGCGGCGTTCTGGGACCTGGTCAACCGCCAGGACCTCGAGATCGTCGAGCGGGTGCAGGAGGGCATCGAGAACCCGGCGTACGAGGGCGGCCGGATGTGCTTCCGGTTCGAGGAGCCGCTGCACCGGTTCCAGAACATGATCGCCGACAAGATGGTCGGTATCGAGCGCGTTCCCGCAGGGGATGAGGACACACTGGTGCGCATGTTCCCGGACCCGTCATGCGCATGA
- a CDS encoding PDR/VanB family oxidoreductase yields MRMIIEERRDAADGVVTLTLARADGATLPAWDPGAHVDVMLDNGITRQYSLCSDPHDLRTWRIGVLREPGGRGGSEYVFGKLHGGDTVEVGEPRNHFVLEPAPAYVFVAGGIGITPILPMVAAAARAGASWSLLYGGRTRSSMAFLDELARYGDRVTIAPQDEVGLLDLDGPLGTPRPGTLVYACGPAPMLDAVAARTGGWPAGSLRVERFTPLAPDPAGAEEAFEVEFATSVVTATVPAGVSILSVAESAGIMADWSCREGTCGSCEVSLLSGRAEHRDAVLTEEEKQEQSTMMVCVSRAERGCPRLRIDL; encoded by the coding sequence ATGCGCATGATCATCGAGGAGCGCCGCGACGCCGCCGACGGCGTCGTCACCCTGACCCTCGCGCGCGCCGACGGCGCGACGCTGCCCGCCTGGGACCCGGGCGCCCACGTCGACGTCATGCTGGACAACGGGATCACCCGCCAGTACTCGCTGTGCTCGGACCCGCACGACCTGCGGACGTGGCGGATCGGGGTCCTGCGCGAGCCGGGCGGGCGCGGCGGGTCGGAGTACGTGTTCGGCAAGCTGCACGGCGGGGACACGGTCGAGGTCGGCGAGCCCCGCAACCACTTCGTGCTCGAGCCCGCACCGGCCTACGTCTTCGTCGCCGGCGGCATCGGGATCACCCCGATCCTGCCGATGGTCGCCGCGGCGGCACGGGCCGGCGCGTCGTGGTCCCTGCTCTACGGCGGTCGCACGCGGTCCTCGATGGCGTTCCTCGACGAGCTCGCCCGGTACGGCGACCGCGTCACGATCGCCCCCCAGGACGAGGTGGGCCTGCTCGACCTCGACGGTCCGCTGGGCACGCCGCGTCCGGGCACGCTCGTCTACGCCTGCGGACCGGCGCCGATGCTCGACGCCGTCGCCGCCCGCACCGGGGGATGGCCGGCGGGCTCGCTCCGTGTCGAGCGCTTCACCCCGCTCGCGCCCGACCCGGCCGGGGCCGAGGAGGCGTTCGAGGTGGAGTTCGCGACCAGCGTCGTCACCGCGACCGTGCCCGCCGGGGTCTCCATCCTGTCCGTCGCCGAGAGCGCGGGGATCATGGCCGACTGGTCGTGCCGGGAGGGCACCTGCGGCAGCTGCGAGGTCTCGTTGCTCAGCGGCCGTGCCGAGCACCGGGACGCGGTCCTGACCGAGGAGGAGAAGCAGGAGCAGAGCACGATGATGGTCTGCGTCTCGCGCGCCGAGCGGGGCTGTCCGCGGCTGCGGATCGACCTCTGA